A single Syngnathus acus chromosome 8, fSynAcu1.2, whole genome shotgun sequence DNA region contains:
- the LOC119126382 gene encoding myeloid-associated differentiation marker-like protein 2, whose translation MDAHGGHYLDKKAVLSPLGAARMCQLLFGSAIIALVSHNAGYSATYGYFCMFTWCFCFAVTLVIFSLDITRLHVCMPISWDNLTVAFAMLATLMYITASVVYPVYFLDVDCPDEGCEEQAYRIAVTVVSSVCVFPYAAEVFITRAKPGAVVGYMATVSGLLKVVQGFVACIIFGALDNYSEYENYAATEYCVVVYSLCFSITVLVIMVTISGRTSSLRFAFDRFVVVYTFMAVILYLSTALVWPIFSFDKKYSVTMRPEVCPRGKCPWDSKMVVAVFTNVNLILYFVDLIYSQRIRFISNAAV comes from the coding sequence ATGGATGCTCACGGTGGACACTACCTGGATAAAAAGGCCGTATTGTCACCTTTAGGTGCGGCGCGAATGTGCCAACTGCTCTTTGGCTCGGCCATCATCGCCCTTGTGTCGCACAACGCAGGCTACAGCGCCACCTATGGATACTTCTGCATGTTTACGTGGTGCTTCTGCTTTGCTGTCACCCTGGTGATATTCAGCTTGGACATCACGCGACTCCATGTCTGCATGCCCATCTCGTGGGACAACTTGACGGTGGCTTTCGCCATGCTGGCGACACTCATGTATATCACTGCCTCCGTGGTGTACCCCGTCTACTTCCTGGATGTGGACTGCCCCGACGAAGGCTGTGAGGAGCAAGCCTACCGCATTGCCGTGACCGTCGTCTCCAGCGTCTGCGTCTTCCCGTACGCCGCCGAAGTGTTCATAACTCGTGCCAAACCGGGCGCCGTGGTGGGATACATGGCAACGGTGTCCGGTCTACTTAAGGTGGTCCAGGGATTTGTGGCATGCATTATTTTCGGAGCGCTGGACAATTACAGCGAGTACGAAAACTACGCGGCCACTGAGTACTGTGTGGTGGTGTACAGTCTGTGCTTCTCCATAACTGTGCTTGTGATCATGGTGACAATATCTGGCAGGACGTCTTCCCTACGGTTCGCCTTTGATCGCTTCGTCGTCGTCTACACCTTCATGGCTGTGATTCTCTACCTCAGCACCGCACTGGTTTGGCCCATCTTCAGCTTTGATAAGAAGTACAGCGTGACGATGCGTCCGGAGGTGTGTCCGCGTGGAAAATGCCCTTGGGACAGCAAGATGGTGGTAGCCGTGTTCACCAACGTCAACCTCATTCTTTACTTTGTTGACCTGATCTACTCACAAAGGATTCGCTTCATCTCCAATGCTGCTGTCTGA